One window from the genome of Roseomonas haemaphysalidis encodes:
- a CDS encoding phytoene/squalene synthase family protein has product MTDAVVTGAEASIRNGSKSFAIASRLFGQEMREDAWMLYAWCRHCDDVVDGQVAGFAAPVPGADTPQQRLDELFLQTRRALAGAPVADPVFAGFSRVAARHRMPHRFPLELLQGFAMDVEGAEYRTLDDTLRYGYHVAGVVGIMMALVMGVPPEDQATLDRACDLGLGFQLTNIARDVLDDAALGRVYLPSDWLQEAGIPPAEIADSRHREALAGVVARLLDAAEPYYASAGIGLGALPKRAAWAVATARGVYREIGLRLRAQGTAGLERRVVVPTHRKLWHVGSGGLAAVSARRAGKPRAPDLWQRP; this is encoded by the coding sequence ATGACCGACGCGGTGGTCACGGGCGCCGAGGCCTCGATCCGCAACGGCTCCAAGAGCTTCGCCATCGCGTCCCGCCTGTTCGGGCAGGAGATGCGCGAGGATGCCTGGATGCTCTACGCCTGGTGCCGCCATTGCGACGACGTGGTGGACGGGCAGGTGGCGGGCTTCGCGGCACCGGTCCCCGGCGCGGACACGCCGCAGCAACGCTTGGACGAGCTGTTCCTGCAAACCCGCCGGGCGCTGGCCGGCGCACCCGTGGCCGACCCGGTCTTCGCTGGCTTCAGCCGTGTGGCGGCCCGCCACCGCATGCCGCACCGCTTTCCGCTGGAGCTGCTGCAGGGCTTCGCGATGGACGTGGAGGGCGCGGAATACCGCACGCTGGATGACACGCTGCGCTACGGCTACCACGTGGCCGGCGTGGTCGGCATCATGATGGCGCTGGTGATGGGCGTGCCGCCGGAAGACCAGGCGACGCTGGACCGCGCCTGCGACCTCGGCCTCGGCTTCCAGCTCACCAACATCGCGCGCGACGTGCTGGACGATGCGGCGCTGGGCCGCGTCTACCTGCCGTCCGACTGGCTGCAGGAGGCCGGCATTCCGCCCGCCGAGATCGCCGACTCCCGCCACCGCGAGGCCCTGGCCGGCGTGGTGGCCCGGCTGCTGGACGCGGCCGAGCCTTATTACGCCTCCGCCGGCATCGGCCTCGGGGCGCTGCCCAAGCGCGCCGCCTGGGCGGTGGCGACGGCGCGCGGTGTTTACCGGGAAATCGGCCTGCGGCTGCGGGCACAGGGCACGGCGGGCCTGGAACGGCGCGTGGTGGTGCCCACCCACCGCAAGCTGTGGCACGTGGGCAGCGGCGGGCTGGCGGCGGTCAGCGCCCGTCGGGCAGGGAAGCCTCGGGCGCCGGATCTGTGGCAGCGCCCTTGA
- a CDS encoding glycosyltransferase — protein sequence MPEILFATFEGGGHVTPAAQLARRLQADDAAVRFFSDEASRAAAAGLTFHPWQRAPNRQGAAAAAAPLRDHLAALWPPAAVRSLCDEVMCAPALAYAQDLLDAMRQRPAALIVANELLLGAMLAGEAAGVPVVSFSANIWPYPTRPDLPPFGPGFRPGTRDWHARRDGFTRDWTFKLYDAGLPALNAARAALGLPSLAHVLDQLRVLRLSLLGTAQAFDFGLAEVPPPFRYAGPLLETPPWAAPWRPSHARPHVLVSFSTTQMGQAGALRRSLAALRGLPVQAVLTAGPAIDPTSLPSGPRTEILRGAAHDDILPHCAAAIVQGGHGSVIRPLLHGVPLLVLPLGRDNADNAARVAEAGAGIVLPGRAGAWRIRRAVRALLEEPAFRQAACALGQRIARETDGGAGASAHLLGLVGR from the coding sequence ATGCCCGAGATCCTCTTCGCCACCTTCGAGGGCGGCGGCCACGTCACCCCCGCCGCCCAGCTCGCGCGCCGCCTGCAGGCCGACGACGCGGCGGTGCGCTTCTTCAGCGACGAAGCCAGCCGCGCCGCCGCCGCCGGCTTGACCTTTCACCCCTGGCAACGGGCGCCCAACCGCCAGGGCGCCGCCGCCGCCGCGGCACCGCTGCGCGACCATCTGGCCGCGCTGTGGCCCCCGGCGGCCGTCCGCAGCCTGTGCGACGAGGTGATGTGCGCCCCCGCGCTGGCCTATGCCCAGGACCTCCTGGACGCCATGCGGCAGCGCCCGGCCGCGCTGATCGTCGCCAACGAGCTGCTGCTCGGCGCCATGCTGGCCGGCGAGGCCGCCGGCGTGCCCGTGGTGTCCTTCAGCGCCAACATCTGGCCGTACCCCACCCGGCCCGACCTGCCGCCCTTCGGCCCTGGCTTCCGCCCCGGCACCCGCGACTGGCACGCGCGGCGGGACGGCTTCACCCGCGACTGGACCTTCAAGCTCTATGACGCCGGCCTGCCGGCGCTGAACGCCGCGCGCGCCGCGCTGGGCCTGCCGTCGCTGGCGCATGTGCTGGACCAGCTGCGGGTGCTGCGGCTGTCCCTGCTGGGCACCGCCCAGGCCTTCGACTTCGGGCTGGCGGAGGTGCCACCCCCCTTCCGCTATGCCGGGCCACTGCTGGAAACCCCGCCCTGGGCGGCGCCCTGGCGGCCAAGCCATGCCCGGCCGCACGTGCTGGTTTCCTTCAGCACCACGCAGATGGGGCAGGCCGGCGCCCTGCGCCGCAGCCTGGCGGCGCTGCGCGGCCTGCCCGTGCAGGCCGTGCTCACCGCCGGCCCCGCCATCGACCCCACCAGCCTGCCCTCCGGGCCGCGCACGGAGATCCTGCGGGGCGCGGCGCATGACGACATCCTGCCGCATTGCGCCGCCGCCATCGTGCAGGGCGGCCATGGCTCCGTGATCCGCCCGCTGCTTCACGGCGTGCCCCTGCTGGTGCTGCCGCTGGGGCGCGACAACGCCGACAACGCCGCCCGCGTGGCGGAGGCGGGCGCGGGCATCGTGCTGCCCGGCCGCGCCGGCGCGTGGCGCATCCGGCGGGCCGTGCGGGCGCTGCTGGAGGAACCCGCCTTCCGGCAGGCGGCGTGCGCGCTCGGGCAAAGGATCGCGCGGGAAACGGATGGGGGGGCGGGGGCTTCCGCCCATCTGCTGGGGCTGGTGGGAAGGTAG
- a CDS encoding polyprenyl synthetase family protein, with translation MSTETTGWRPAPPLPDFAQLRGQVLLRLDQLLPAGGPAPPRLHDAMRDALLGPGKRLRPILTVLAARRFGGDEAAALDAGCAVEMVHAASLVLDDLPCMDNALLRRGRPTTHQAFGQDTAILAAIGLLSQAYGLLAALPAVPDDRRARMVAVLAGAVGAQGLVGGQEIDLHARQQHVAPGQVDELNHLKTGVLFVAALEAGAVLAGASEDCLPPLRRFGRHLGLAFQTLDDVLDVAATAEAAGKDVQQDAGKPTLVSLFGVEGAWRRALDHLRLARAELDARPACHLSALLDEVVAGLPLPAGMLRRGI, from the coding sequence TTGAGCACCGAGACCACCGGCTGGCGCCCCGCCCCGCCCCTGCCTGACTTCGCGCAGCTGCGCGGCCAGGTGCTGCTGCGCCTGGACCAGCTGCTGCCCGCCGGGGGCCCGGCGCCGCCGCGGCTGCACGATGCCATGCGCGATGCGCTGCTCGGCCCCGGCAAGCGGCTGCGACCCATCCTGACGGTGCTGGCCGCCCGCCGCTTTGGCGGCGACGAGGCGGCGGCGCTGGACGCCGGCTGCGCGGTGGAGATGGTGCACGCCGCCTCGCTGGTGCTGGACGACCTGCCTTGCATGGACAACGCCCTGCTGCGCCGTGGCCGCCCCACCACGCATCAGGCCTTCGGGCAGGACACCGCCATTCTGGCCGCCATCGGCCTGCTGAGCCAGGCCTATGGCCTGCTGGCCGCCCTGCCCGCCGTGCCGGACGACCGCCGCGCCCGCATGGTGGCGGTGCTGGCCGGCGCGGTGGGGGCGCAGGGGCTGGTCGGCGGGCAGGAGATCGACCTGCACGCCCGCCAGCAGCACGTGGCGCCGGGCCAGGTGGACGAGCTGAACCACCTGAAGACCGGCGTGCTGTTCGTGGCGGCGCTGGAAGCCGGCGCCGTGCTGGCCGGCGCGTCAGAGGACTGCCTGCCCCCCCTGCGCCGCTTCGGCCGCCACCTGGGACTGGCGTTCCAGACGCTGGACGACGTGCTGGACGTTGCCGCCACCGCCGAGGCCGCCGGCAAGGACGTGCAGCAGGATGCCGGCAAGCCCACCCTGGTGTCGCTGTTCGGGGTGGAAGGCGCGTGGCGCCGCGCCCTGGACCACCTGCGGCTGGCCCGCGCCGAGCTGGACGCCCGCCCGGCCTGCCACCTGTCGGCGCTGCTGGACGAGGTGGTGGCCGGGCTGCCGCTGCCGGCGGGAATGCTGCGGCGGGGAATCTGA
- a CDS encoding DUF2585 family protein: MTTHARSPARPAPPPRAPRRTTLPVFIPAPRPVPVYLASGLLLWLATCGILMLLGRPLVSPEVATRFWDGTVGGPGNSQAFLDWYSLLHVVYGLFCAAVLWKTSRRWPLGWLLVAALLAAAGWEVAENTPFVIARFGSSGADPTYGGDSILNATGDMVCVVLGCALALRAGLWPALALGLAIEVTLAFVIHDSLAIGAVMLVHPLEAVQAWRMAG, from the coding sequence ATGACGACGCATGCCCGCTCCCCGGCCCGTCCCGCACCGCCACCGCGGGCGCCGCGCCGGACCACCCTGCCGGTCTTCATCCCGGCCCCGCGCCCGGTGCCGGTGTACCTCGCCTCCGGGTTGCTGCTGTGGCTGGCCACCTGCGGCATCCTGATGCTGCTGGGCCGCCCGCTGGTTTCGCCCGAGGTCGCCACGCGGTTCTGGGACGGCACGGTGGGCGGGCCCGGCAATTCACAGGCCTTTCTGGACTGGTACTCGCTGCTGCACGTCGTCTACGGGCTGTTCTGCGCGGCGGTGCTGTGGAAGACCTCGCGCCGCTGGCCGCTAGGCTGGCTGCTGGTGGCCGCCCTGCTGGCCGCCGCCGGCTGGGAGGTCGCGGAAAACACGCCCTTCGTGATCGCCCGCTTCGGCAGCAGCGGCGCCGACCCCACCTATGGGGGCGACAGCATCCTCAACGCCACCGGGGACATGGTCTGCGTGGTGCTGGGCTGCGCGCTGGCCTTGCGGGCCGGGTTGTGGCCCGCCCTGGCGCTGGGGCTGGCCATCGAGGTGACGCTGGCCTTCGTGATCCATGACAGCTTGGCGATCGGCGCGGTGATGCTGGTGCACCCGCTGGAGGCGGTGCAGGCGTGGCGCATGGCGGGGTAG
- the fni gene encoding type 2 isopentenyl-diphosphate Delta-isomerase: MTPPPVTESRVPPSPPDIGARKDQHIDHVLRGAGIPATTTGLEHVRFEHDALPELALDEIDLSATLLGLPLAGPFLISSMTGGPARAAAINIHLAEAAQQLGVALAVGSQRIALRHRQADGLGADLRRRAPGVPLLANLGAVQFIRGFGLEDARRAVEMIGADALILHLNPLQEAVQEGGDHDWRGVLKQIAAVAAALPGRLVVKETGAGISARVAARLRDAGVAAIDVAGAGGTNWGLVEGARATDPARRQLAAAFAGWGISTARSIRNVADAAPGVEIIGSGGIHDGLDAARAIRLGAGVVGQAAGVLPAATVSAEAVAAHVALLLRQLRLACFCTGSADLAALRRAPLQDPVPANASEPPPGR, from the coding sequence ATGACCCCGCCCCCCGTGACGGAATCCCGCGTGCCCCCTTCCCCCCCGGACATCGGCGCCCGCAAGGACCAGCACATCGACCACGTGCTGCGCGGTGCCGGCATTCCCGCCACCACCACCGGGCTGGAGCATGTCCGCTTCGAGCACGACGCCCTGCCGGAACTGGCGCTAGACGAGATCGACCTGTCCGCCACGCTGCTCGGCCTGCCGCTCGCCGGGCCCTTCCTGATCAGTTCCATGACCGGCGGCCCGGCGCGCGCGGCGGCGATCAACATCCATCTGGCGGAAGCCGCGCAGCAGCTCGGCGTGGCGCTGGCGGTCGGCTCGCAGCGCATCGCGCTGCGGCACAGGCAGGCGGACGGGCTCGGGGCCGACCTGCGGCGCCGCGCGCCGGGCGTGCCGCTGCTGGCCAACCTCGGCGCCGTGCAGTTCATCCGCGGCTTCGGGCTGGAGGACGCGCGGCGCGCGGTGGAGATGATCGGCGCCGACGCGCTGATCCTGCACCTGAACCCGTTGCAGGAAGCGGTGCAGGAAGGCGGCGACCACGACTGGCGCGGCGTGCTGAAGCAGATCGCCGCCGTGGCCGCCGCCCTGCCGGGGCGGCTGGTGGTCAAGGAAACCGGGGCCGGCATTTCCGCCCGCGTCGCCGCCCGGCTGCGCGACGCGGGCGTGGCGGCGATCGATGTCGCCGGGGCCGGCGGCACCAACTGGGGGCTGGTGGAAGGCGCCCGCGCCACCGACCCCGCCCGCCGCCAGCTCGCCGCCGCCTTCGCGGGCTGGGGCATTTCCACCGCCCGCTCCATCCGCAACGTGGCGGATGCCGCGCCGGGGGTGGAGATCATCGGCTCCGGCGGCATCCACGATGGGCTGGACGCGGCGCGCGCCATCCGCCTCGGCGCAGGGGTGGTCGGGCAGGCGGCGGGCGTGCTGCCGGCCGCCACCGTTTCGGCCGAGGCGGTGGCCGCGCATGTCGCGCTGCTGCTGCGGCAGCTGCGGCTGGCCTGTTTCTGCACCGGCTCGGCCGACCTGGCGGCGTTGCGGCGCGCGCCGTTGCAGGACCCTGTTCCCGCAAACGCATCGGAACCGCCGCCCGGGCGTTGA
- the crtY gene encoding lycopene beta-cyclase CrtY, which produces MPDAPPPDRPPPDTVADILLIGGGLANGLLALRLAELRPELRVLLLEAGPSLGAGHTWSFFERDLSPAQWAWVAPLVAHRWPGYAVRFPARARRLSSGYASVSSERFHQVLSLRLGGRVRLNTPVARLNGTEAVLEDGTVLRAGAVVDGRGPAPAPSLALGFQKFLGQEVRCAAPHGLEEPIVMDATVSQIDGYRFLYVLPFDDRTLLIEDTRYADGPALDTAGMRAAIAGYAAAQGWQVQSVLREEEGVLPVALDGDIAAFWRGREGLPAVGLRAALFHPTTGYSLPDAVRLAEHVALAERLDAAGLSALIERHSVALWRGRAFFRRLNRMLFRAALPEQRFRVLERFYGLPQPLIERFYAGRPGWLDKLRIVAGKPPVPVSAALPCLLERGRA; this is translated from the coding sequence ATGCCCGATGCCCCGCCGCCCGACCGGCCACCCCCCGACACGGTGGCCGACATCCTGCTGATCGGCGGTGGCCTGGCCAACGGGCTGCTGGCCCTGCGGCTGGCCGAGCTGCGGCCGGAGCTGCGGGTGCTGCTGCTGGAAGCCGGGCCCAGCCTGGGGGCCGGCCACACCTGGTCGTTCTTCGAGCGTGACCTGTCGCCCGCGCAGTGGGCCTGGGTGGCGCCGCTGGTGGCGCATCGCTGGCCGGGCTACGCGGTGCGCTTTCCGGCGCGCGCGCGGCGGCTGTCCAGCGGCTATGCCAGCGTCAGCAGCGAGCGCTTCCACCAGGTGCTGTCCCTGCGGCTGGGCGGCCGGGTGCGGCTGAACACGCCGGTGGCGCGGCTGAATGGCACCGAAGCGGTGCTGGAAGACGGCACGGTGCTGCGGGCCGGCGCGGTGGTGGATGGCCGCGGGCCGGCGCCGGCGCCCAGCCTGGCGCTGGGCTTCCAGAAATTCCTGGGACAGGAGGTGCGCTGCGCCGCGCCGCACGGCCTGGAAGAGCCGATCGTGATGGACGCCACGGTCAGCCAGATCGACGGCTACCGCTTTCTCTACGTGTTGCCCTTCGACGACCGCACCCTGCTGATCGAGGACACGCGCTACGCCGACGGCCCGGCGCTGGACACGGCGGGCATGCGCGCCGCCATCGCCGGCTACGCCGCCGCCCAGGGCTGGCAGGTGCAATCCGTGCTGCGCGAGGAGGAGGGCGTGCTGCCGGTGGCACTGGACGGCGACATCGCCGCCTTCTGGCGCGGGCGCGAGGGCCTGCCGGCCGTCGGGCTGCGCGCCGCGCTGTTCCACCCCACCACCGGCTATTCCCTGCCCGACGCCGTGCGGCTGGCCGAGCACGTGGCGCTGGCCGAGCGGCTGGACGCGGCCGGGCTTTCGGCGCTGATCGAGCGGCATTCGGTGGCGCTATGGCGCGGCCGGGCGTTTTTCCGCCGGCTGAACCGCATGCTGTTCCGCGCCGCGCTGCCCGAACAGCGCTTTCGCGTGCTGGAACGCTTCTACGGCCTGCCCCAGCCGCTGATCGAGCGCTTCTACGCCGGCCGGCCGGGCTGGCTGGACAAGCTGCGAATCGTTGCCGGCAAGCCGCCGGTGCCGGTTTCGGCCGCGCTGCCCTGCCTGCTGGAGCGCGGCCGGGCATGA
- a CDS encoding fatty acid desaturase: MPLSPPPAVIRGQGAIGLTLALLVLAAWLALHVYGVYFHRWSGWSWLVVPPLMALQTWLSVGLFIIAHDAIHGSLAPGHRCLNRAMGQLCVGLYAGFRFRRLEANHHLHHSESGTEGDPDFDPDAPGRLLPWFYRFFRTYFGLVEFAVLTVWLGVAIFVLGAHPANLIAFWGLPALLSAFQLFFFGTWLPHHHDGSAFGDGHNARSNGFGPLASLLTCFHFGRHHEHHLHPYLPWWRIPDLSREG; encoded by the coding sequence ATGCCGCTTTCCCCTCCCCCCGCCGTGATCCGCGGCCAGGGCGCCATCGGCCTGACCCTGGCGCTGCTGGTGCTGGCGGCCTGGCTGGCACTGCACGTCTACGGTGTCTACTTCCACCGGTGGAGCGGCTGGAGCTGGCTGGTCGTGCCGCCGCTGATGGCGCTGCAGACCTGGCTGTCCGTCGGGCTGTTCATCATCGCGCATGATGCCATCCACGGCTCGCTGGCCCCCGGCCACAGGTGCCTGAACCGCGCCATGGGCCAGCTCTGCGTCGGCCTTTACGCCGGCTTCCGCTTCCGCCGCCTGGAAGCCAACCACCACCTGCACCATTCCGAAAGCGGCACCGAAGGCGACCCGGACTTCGACCCCGACGCCCCCGGCCGCCTGCTGCCCTGGTTCTACCGCTTCTTCCGCACCTATTTCGGACTGGTGGAATTCGCCGTGCTGACGGTCTGGCTGGGCGTGGCGATCTTCGTCCTCGGCGCGCATCCGGCCAACCTGATCGCCTTCTGGGGGCTGCCGGCGCTGCTGTCGGCCTTCCAACTGTTCTTCTTCGGCACTTGGCTGCCGCACCACCACGATGGCTCGGCATTCGGTGACGGGCACAACGCCCGCTCCAACGGCTTCGGGCCGCTCGCCTCGCTGCTCACCTGCTTCCACTTCGGGCGGCACCATGAGCACCACCTGCACCCCTACCTGCCCTGGTGGCGGATTCCTGATCTCTCGCGGGAGGGGTAG
- a CDS encoding dihydroxy-acid dehydratase produces the protein MTETPPAIGLARGLTNYGDPDFARYLRLSMARSMGYSGDLLKKPVVGIATTASEFNNCHRGVPELVAAVKRGVLAAGGLPLEFPTISLGEVFLNPTSLFFRNLMAMDTEEMIRGQPMDAVVLVGGCDKTVPAQLMGAVSAGLPTVQVVTGPMMTGRWRGERLGACTDCRRFWAKFRAGEVDDATIEEVEGNLATTAGTCAVMGTASTMASLAEALGILLPGTAAIPAVHADRIRAAEASGAAALALARAGTTIRDIVTPKSVENALRVLLAIGGSTNAIIHLTAIAGRAGIPIPLAKLNELSDTTPVLVDLKPTGPFYMEDLHAAGGIGAVLRELRPLLHLDCMTVTGETLGQRLDAEPGFVDRAVVRPLAEPLQPQGGLVALFGSLAPRGAILKRAAADSKLFEHEGRAVVFSSLEDLSARIDDPDLDVTADDVLVLQNAGPLSPSGMPEAGYLPIPQKLARAGVKDMLRISDARMSGTAYGTIVLHVTPDSASGGPLGLVRDGDRIRVSVRDRRIDLLVDQAELARRAEASPPAPANPARGYARLYRREVLLADQGCDFDFLLETPGRP, from the coding sequence GTGACCGAGACCCCGCCCGCCATCGGCTTGGCCCGTGGCCTGACCAACTACGGCGACCCGGATTTCGCGCGTTACCTGCGGCTCTCCATGGCGCGGTCGATGGGCTATTCCGGTGACCTGTTGAAGAAGCCGGTGGTGGGCATCGCCACCACGGCATCCGAGTTCAACAACTGCCACCGGGGGGTGCCGGAGCTGGTGGCGGCGGTGAAGCGCGGCGTGCTGGCGGCCGGCGGGCTGCCGCTGGAATTTCCCACCATCTCGCTCGGCGAGGTCTTCCTCAACCCCACCAGCCTGTTCTTCCGCAACCTGATGGCGATGGACACGGAGGAGATGATCCGTGGCCAGCCGATGGACGCGGTGGTGCTGGTGGGCGGCTGCGACAAGACGGTGCCGGCGCAGCTGATGGGCGCCGTCTCGGCCGGGTTGCCCACGGTGCAGGTGGTGACGGGGCCGATGATGACCGGGCGCTGGCGCGGCGAGCGGCTGGGCGCCTGCACCGACTGCCGCCGCTTCTGGGCCAAGTTCCGCGCCGGCGAGGTGGATGACGCGACCATCGAGGAGGTGGAAGGCAACCTCGCCACCACCGCCGGCACCTGCGCGGTGATGGGCACGGCCTCCACCATGGCCTCGCTGGCGGAAGCGCTGGGCATCCTGCTGCCCGGCACCGCCGCCATCCCCGCCGTGCACGCCGACCGCATCCGCGCCGCCGAGGCGTCCGGCGCCGCCGCGCTGGCGCTGGCCCGTGCCGGCACCACGATCCGCGACATCGTGACGCCGAAGTCGGTGGAGAATGCGCTGCGCGTGCTGCTGGCGATCGGCGGCTCCACCAACGCGATCATCCACCTGACCGCCATCGCCGGCCGCGCCGGCATCCCGATCCCGCTCGCCAAGCTGAACGAGCTGTCGGACACCACCCCCGTGCTGGTGGACCTGAAGCCCACCGGCCCCTTCTACATGGAGGACCTGCACGCCGCCGGCGGCATCGGCGCCGTGCTGCGCGAGCTGCGCCCGCTGCTGCACCTGGATTGCATGACCGTGACGGGCGAAACGCTGGGCCAGCGGCTGGACGCCGAGCCCGGCTTCGTGGACCGCGCGGTGGTGCGCCCGCTGGCGGAGCCGCTGCAGCCGCAGGGCGGGCTGGTGGCGCTGTTCGGCAGCCTCGCGCCGCGCGGTGCCATCCTCAAGCGCGCCGCCGCCGATTCGAAGCTGTTCGAGCACGAGGGCCGCGCGGTGGTCTTTTCCTCGCTGGAGGACCTCTCGGCGCGCATCGACGACCCGGATCTCGACGTCACGGCCGACGACGTGCTGGTGCTGCAGAACGCCGGGCCGCTTTCCCCCTCCGGCATGCCGGAAGCCGGCTACCTGCCCATCCCGCAGAAGCTGGCCCGCGCGGGGGTGAAGGACATGCTGCGCATCTCGGACGCCCGCATGTCCGGCACCGCCTATGGCACCATCGTGCTGCACGTCACGCCGGACAGCGCCTCGGGCGGGCCGCTCGGGCTGGTGCGCGACGGCGACCGCATCCGCGTTTCGGTGCGCGACCGCCGCATCGACCTGCTGGTGGACCAGGCGGAGCTCGCCCGCCGTGCCGAGGCCAGCCCGCCGGCCCCGGCCAACCCCGCCCGCGGCTACGCCCGCCTGTACCGGCGCGAGGTGCTGCTGGCCGACCAGGGCTGCGACTTCGACTTCCTGCTGGAAACCCCCGGCCGCCCTTGA
- a CDS encoding alpha/beta hydrolase yields MADIPPVTLPGTEEHVLHTPAGEYRLWLAIPAAPPPPGGHPVITLLDANAGFGLVTDIARASALRAGVTGIPPAVVAGLAYPGDAPFHRARRMLDYTPGPPAAEPAPHPTGGRDAFLAALRGPVAGRIAERCAVDPARRVLVGHSLAGFLALDILAHDAEAFAGFVAISPSVWWNPARLAFARRPAPPRVAIAVGQYEQGLTPWETPSAATADRRERRAMVDHARDAAVRLEGAGYPVQFHCAEGETHGSVMAVALGRALRFVMGS; encoded by the coding sequence GTGGCTGACATCCCCCCCGTCACCCTGCCGGGCACGGAGGAACACGTCCTCCACACCCCGGCCGGCGAGTACCGCCTGTGGCTGGCCATCCCCGCCGCGCCGCCGCCGCCCGGCGGCCATCCGGTCATCACGCTGCTGGATGCCAATGCGGGCTTCGGCCTGGTCACCGACATCGCCCGCGCCTCCGCGCTGCGCGCCGGCGTCACGGGCATCCCGCCCGCCGTGGTGGCGGGCCTCGCCTATCCCGGCGACGCCCCCTTCCACCGCGCCCGCCGCATGCTGGACTACACCCCCGGCCCGCCCGCTGCCGAACCCGCCCCCCACCCCACCGGCGGCCGCGACGCCTTTCTCGCCGCGCTGCGCGGCCCCGTCGCCGGGCGCATCGCCGAACGCTGCGCGGTGGACCCGGCGCGCCGGGTCCTGGTCGGCCATTCCCTGGCGGGCTTCCTGGCGCTCGACATCCTGGCGCATGACGCGGAGGCCTTCGCGGGCTTTGTCGCCATCAGCCCCTCCGTCTGGTGGAACCCGGCGCGCCTGGCCTTCGCGCGCCGGCCCGCGCCGCCCCGCGTCGCCATTGCCGTGGGCCAGTACGAACAAGGCCTGACGCCCTGGGAAACCCCCTCCGCCGCCACCGCCGACCGCCGCGAACGCCGCGCCATGGTGGACCACGCGCGCGACGCCGCCGTCCGGCTGGAAGGCGCCGGCTACCCGGTGCAGTTCCATTGTGCGGAGGGCGAGACGCATGGGTCGGTGATGGCGGTGGCGCTGGGGCGGGCCCTGCGCTTCGTGATGGGGTCATAG
- a CDS encoding 2,3-dihydro-2,3-dihydroxybenzoate dehydrogenase translates to MRPSGLSGRRVLVTGAAGGIGRAVLEALLAEGMRVIATDLDVSGIAAADHLRALPLDVTDSAAVDALVARVEAEEGPIDACASLAGILATGLVSETDDAAWRRVFAVNTDGVFHLGRAMARVMAPRGHGAIVVVSSNAAGIPRHAMAAYAASKAATTMFARCLGLELAPHGIRCNVVAPGSTLTPMQTGMWADEQGAARVIAGLPEQFKTGIPLGKLATPEDIADAVAFLLSDRAGHITMADLYIDGGATLRG, encoded by the coding sequence ATGAGACCGAGCGGATTGTCAGGGCGCCGCGTGCTGGTGACGGGCGCCGCCGGCGGCATCGGCCGCGCGGTGCTGGAGGCGCTGCTGGCCGAGGGCATGCGGGTGATCGCCACCGACCTCGACGTTTCCGGCATTGCCGCCGCCGACCACCTGCGCGCCCTGCCGCTGGACGTGACGGACAGCGCCGCCGTCGATGCGCTGGTGGCGCGGGTGGAGGCGGAGGAAGGGCCGATCGACGCCTGCGCCAGTTTGGCCGGCATCCTGGCCACCGGGCTGGTGAGCGAAACGGACGACGCCGCCTGGCGCCGGGTCTTCGCCGTCAATACGGATGGGGTGTTTCACCTGGGCCGCGCCATGGCACGCGTCATGGCGCCGCGCGGGCACGGGGCCATCGTCGTGGTCAGCTCCAACGCCGCCGGCATCCCGCGCCATGCCATGGCGGCCTATGCGGCGTCCAAGGCCGCGACCACCATGTTCGCGCGCTGCCTGGGGCTGGAGCTGGCGCCGCACGGCATCCGCTGCAACGTCGTCGCCCCGGGCTCGACGCTGACACCCATGCAGACCGGCATGTGGGCGGACGAGCAGGGGGCCGCGCGCGTCATCGCCGGGCTGCCGGAGCAGTTCAAGACCGGCATCCCGCTCGGCAAGCTGGCGACGCCGGAGGACATCGCGGACGCCGTGGCCTTTCTGCTGTCCGACCGCGCCGGGCACATCACCATGGCCGACCTCTACATCGACGGCGGCGCCACGCTGCGTGGCTGA